CGAAAAATACGCCCGCTCCCTGGTTCAAATGATGGTGGCGTCAAGTATACTTGGGGCCGTGTTTACAGTAACCGGTCTGTGGTTTTCGTACCGGTTTAATCTCACATCAGGTGCTTCGATTATAGCGGTTTCCGGTATCTTCTTCCTGATTTCCTTAGTGGTGGAGAAGATACGATTTGCTATGCGCAAATAAAGAGTAAAGGCCTGAGACCATAAATAAGGATAACCTATGTGCCATCAATGCGATTATGAAGATTTGTTGTCAGGAGCAGATTTAGAGGCGACACCCAATCGGCTGCGTGTTCTGGAAGTTGTAGGAAACAACAGATTTCCCCTTTCCGCAAGCGACATCTATAAAATCCTGGAACGGGGCAACATGATTAACCGGGTGACCGTCTACCGCATTCTTGACCTGTTGGTGGAGCACGACGTTGTTGAACGCATCAGCACGGGTGGAAGGGCATTTTATTACGGCCTGGCCCCAAATGATTACCACAAACCGCACCCTCACTTTTATTGTAAAGATTGCGGACAGATGGATTGTTTAAGCCCGGAGAGTCTGGTGGTCGACACCGAACCTTTGTGGAAGACTTACCCCGGCCGAATTGATAAAGTGGAAGTCCGCATAGACGGAATCTGCAAAAATTGCGAAAAACGTCAAACGAAATAGAAAAAGCTGTAAAGGGCGACCAATCGCCCCCGAATAACAAGCGTAGGAGGTTACGCCATGGCAAATTGCTGTGACATGAAAGAAGGTGACTTGTATCAATGCAATACCTGCGGACTTGAATTGCAGGTAAAAAACGCCTGCTCCTGCAGTACCTGATCGGAGGACGCCTGTAGCATTCCCCTGATGTGCTGCGGCAAGGAGATGAAGAAAAAAAGTATGTAAATATGGCCCAAGATACTTGATGCGCAAAGAAGGCGTGTTCTGCTGTGTAGCGTGGTGCATGCCTTCGTTGCATCTGGCATTGGCCTGGCTGCGTATACGGCAAAACCCGCAACTGTTTATCAACCATCAGTTTCAGAATAAGGAGTGCGTTACCATGAAAAAACCAATCTTTCGAAAACATATCCTGTCAGTATGTATCCTTGTATTCGCAAGCATGCTTGCGGCAACTTCGTCAAATACTTGGGCTGGAGAACAGCGTCATCATGATGCTCATGTGCATGGCATTGCCCATCTGAATGCGGCTGTGGAAGGAACCAGTATTCACCTGGAATTTACCAGCCCGGCCGCGAATATCGTTGGATTTGAACATCAACCGCGAACGCCCGAACAAAAAGATAGCGTCAGAAATGCGATTGAAAAACTGGAAGACGGTTCAAAACTTTTCATACCGTCCTCTGAAGCACAATGCCGGCTTTCTAAATCTTCAGTGAAAACAGATATCGAACACCATGACGAACATGATGCAGATGCCGCGCACAAACACGAGCACGAAAAAGACAAAGACCACGATCAAGAACATCACAAAGAACATGAAGACGAGCACGAACGCCATAGCGAATTCCATTCGGAATACCAGTTTGCTTGCAAGAATCCCGGAAAGCTGTCACAGATGGATGTGATGTTGATTCAATCTTTTCCGGGCATCGAACACATCGAAGTGCAGCTCCTGACCGAGAAGAAACAAACCGCTCTGGAACTGACCGCCCAAAGCCACAGGATTAAATTTTAAATCTTCGTTTCTTCTGTATGGAACAGGATTTTTCGGAAGGCTAATGGCAGAAAGACTCGACGCATCGATAGCCATCGAGATGACAGGAATGTGCTTCTCATGGGGCGGCAGCCGCGATCCTGTTTTGAGCATAGAGAAATAGAGGATCCGATCAGGAGAGCGTGTCTTCATCGAAGGGCCAAGCGGCAGTGGAAAGAGTATGCTGCTCAGCTTGATCGCAGACGTTGTCACGCCGCAGAAAGGCTCTATTACCATAAACGATCAGCTTGTAAGTGCATTAAACGGTGCTGACAGAGACCGCTTCCGAAATATCAAATTTATCGTTACTCACCCGCAGATGGCATGACGATACGAATACGAAATTATGAACAGATAATGAAAAAATTCATTCCGATATTAATCATTATTTGCACATTATTTTATCTTTCTGCTTTTGCTGAACAGGTTCGCAAGCTGTCGTGGCAGGATTTAGTGCCTGCGCACCTTTTATCTGAAGATCCGCTGGCGAAGTTAACCGATGAACAAAAAAACATGGTCTATTGGGTCATCAATACACTCGATAACCTACCAGAGAGAGGGCCGGAAACGGAAGAATACTACCAGGAAATCGACCAAGCCATACCAGAGCTGAAAAAAGCGGGAATTGACATAAAGGAGCTGATGGCAAAGCGAAAGATACTCCAAACATCAATCGTTGAAGAGCTCAACGGTCAACGGGTCCGGATTCCAGGCTATCTCCTACCGCTGGAAATGTTCGAGACCAAGGTCAAAGAATTTCTTCTGGTACCATACGTCGGGGCGTGCATTCATGTACCGCCTCCGCCCCCCAATCAGATTGTTCATGTAAACATAGTCGGAAAAGAAGGTTACAGGCTCAAATCGATGTATGAGCCGGTCTGGGTAAGTGGGGAGATATCGGTAAAATCTGTGGTTAGAGATCTTTATTTGGTTGATGGCTCGGCTGCGATAAACATCGGATACACAATGCAAGCAAACCGAATTGAGCCTTATAAAGAGTAAGTTCTGTAGCAAAATTTTATGGATTTCTTATCCAAACCTTTCCTCCATAGATTTCCTTTAAGAAAAAGGCGGACACAATATGTTGTGGTCCGCCGTTGGTTTTCAGGATTGAAGATATCTCGATATATCACAAAGAGAAAATATTTTTTATTTGTTACCTTGATTACCTAAAAAGCGGCGTCTTGTCACGGCATGGCATGCTAAAGCGAAGATGAAAGCTTGGTAAAGCAAAGACGGGCCTGCCACGGCGACTTGTCGCGGCGAAGCTCGCCAGAGCGTAGACGGGTCTTCTGACTTCTGTCCCCTGTCCTATCTATGTAGTTAGTCCCTCCAAAAAATTGATAACCGCTGTATTGAACTGCCGTGGCTGTTCGATCAAAAACAGGTGGCCGCCGCCATCAATGGAAACCATTTGGGCATCGGGTATTTTTTGTGCTAGCAGGGCCGCGTTTTGCGGTGGAATCAGCACGTCCTCGGAGCCGGTGATGGCAAGGGTGGGTGAAGCAATGTGCGCCAGTCGATCGCAGGCATCATGCTGCGTGACTGCGGCCCACTGCTTGGCGAGCATTTTCTGCGGAGCGGGAAATCGCTGCGAAACATCGGCGTAGCGCTGAATGACCTGCGGATTGGTTTCAAATGTCTGCTTCGCAAAGAGGCAATGGGCTGCCGCTAGTTTGGCCTCATTGGTGCCCAGACGGATCATTTCACTAAACAGGTGGGTGGCTTCCGGCTTTGCCTTAATGCGCTGCGAGATGCCACAGTCAGTGGCCGCCAGAATGAGCCCTGCGATGGTTTGAGGGAAATTCAGGGCCATTTCCTGCGCGATCATACCTCCCATGGAATAGCCCAACACATGGGCTCTTTTGATGCCCGCGGCCTTCATCAAAGCAATGGTGTCTGCGGCCATATCCTGAATCGTAAAGGGGCCGCCGGGATCCGACGAGCGGGCGATACCGCGGTTATCAAAGACCAGCAGTTGAAATTTTTTGGACAAAGTCGGCACCTGATCGTACCAGTGGTCCACATTGCTGCCCACGCCTCTGATCATCACCAGGGGCTCACCCTGCCCGATAAGCTCATAGTAAAAGCTTAGGTTTCCGATCTTAGCAACGGGCATGTCAGTACTCCCATTCAGGTTGGCCGGTTTAGTCCGCCTCCGGCGGATTGAGCCCGTACAGAAAGGCGGAATCTCTTTTCTCTCACCGGCCAACGGGCTAACGGGTAACGGGCTCAACCTCTTTATGATTGCTTTTTGCGGAGTTTAGCCCCCAGGGCTTTAATCTCATCCAAATGCAGTTTAATGATGGGCGATATTTCCGGTGGTTGCCAGTCGGTATGTTTGGGTTCCTCCGGCCAGGTAAACGGTAGATTGAAGACCTGCCCGGGTGTTTCTGCTTTTTCAAAAACAGACAGGGCTTGCAAAAGCACTTGCCTTTGGCCGTCTCGATCGTGAACCTGTCCGACCGGGCGTCCATAGGGGTGTTCAATTGCGGCCACTCGTGGAATACCGACTTCCCGGTGAAATTCAGGTGTGTTCGTCAGGGTTACAGTTGCAAGACCCTGTGCCTCCAAATAATGTGCGACCTGTCCCACGGACCGGCAGCAGTACGGTCAGGCGGGTGTGAGCAGCACGGCCTCCACATCTTCCTGCCGCATCTGAGCGGCCATTTGCGGTGCACTTTCAGACAGCAGCGCCGTAGCATCCATCTGAAAACCGTAGAAAGAGTAGCAAGTGGGTGCCAGCTTACCGATAACCCCTTCTTTTTCAAATTCCGCAAAGCGTGTCAGCGGCAGCATCACATTGATATCCTCTGTGATATATGCGGTATTGATGTGCAGGTGGCTGACCTCGATATCATTTTCAGTTGCGGTTCGCGGAATCTGGCGATAGCTTGGGTCGCCCCAGGCGGGCTCTTTTTTTTCGCGCTCCATATTAA
This DNA window, taken from Desulfobacterales bacterium, encodes the following:
- a CDS encoding metal ABC transporter permease; its protein translation is EKYARSLVQMMVASSILGAVFTVTGLWFSYRFNLTSGASIIAVSGIFFLISLVVEKIRFAMRK
- a CDS encoding Fur family transcriptional regulator; this encodes MCHQCDYEDLLSGADLEATPNRLRVLEVVGNNRFPLSASDIYKILERGNMINRVTVYRILDLLVEHDVVERISTGGRAFYYGLAPNDYHKPHPHFYCKDCGQMDCLSPESLVVDTEPLWKTYPGRIDKVEVRIDGICKNCEKRQTK
- a CDS encoding DUF2796 domain-containing protein, whose amino-acid sequence is MKKPIFRKHILSVCILVFASMLAATSSNTWAGEQRHHDAHVHGIAHLNAAVEGTSIHLEFTSPAANIVGFEHQPRTPEQKDSVRNAIEKLEDGSKLFIPSSEAQCRLSKSSVKTDIEHHDEHDADAAHKHEHEKDKDHDQEHHKEHEDEHERHSEFHSEYQFACKNPGKLSQMDVMLIQSFPGIEHIEVQLLTEKKQTALELTAQSHRIKF
- a CDS encoding DUF3299 domain-containing protein; this translates as MKKFIPILIIICTLFYLSAFAEQVRKLSWQDLVPAHLLSEDPLAKLTDEQKNMVYWVINTLDNLPERGPETEEYYQEIDQAIPELKKAGIDIKELMAKRKILQTSIVEELNGQRVRIPGYLLPLEMFETKVKEFLLVPYVGACIHVPPPPPNQIVHVNIVGKEGYRLKSMYEPVWVSGEISVKSVVRDLYLVDGSAAINIGYTMQANRIEPYKE
- a CDS encoding alpha/beta hydrolase, with translation MPVAKIGNLSFYYELIGQGEPLVMIRGVGSNVDHWYDQVPTLSKKFQLLVFDNRGIARSSDPGGPFTIQDMAADTIALMKAAGIKRAHVLGYSMGGMIAQEMALNFPQTIAGLILAATDCGISQRIKAKPEATHLFSEMIRLGTNEAKLAAAHCLFAKQTFETNPQVIQRYADVSQRFPAPQKMLAKQWAAVTQHDACDRLAHIASPTLAITGSEDVLIPPQNAALLAQKIPDAQMVSIDGGGHLFLIEQPRQFNTAVINFLEGLTT
- a CDS encoding glycine/sarcosine/betaine reductase selenoprotein B family protein; translation: MPDTNKIVDGFRFMPPALGAWIGKDIPDQPYSGKIPWSALDKPIKETTFTLVTTAGINMKSDPPFNMEREKKEPAWGDPSYRQIPRTATENDIEVSHLHINTAYITEDINVMLPLTRFAEFEKEGVIGKLAPTCYSFYGFQMDATALLSESAPQMAAQMRQEDVEAVLLTPA